The proteins below come from a single Terriglobales bacterium genomic window:
- a CDS encoding radical SAM protein, whose amino-acid sequence MTAPHRNRPHDGQGVEVSAPRGKLIVLAASDSESSEYLRSTWRQMLLATLPYRYAKWMGTDWSLANELAADGQAKYVPHGLRVVEALLLKKFTPEQIAVCYPDQLELFVGSETRVVGVHAHNPLGITFATDIYPMLYGATAEPINAYEFRRMILHPAIWRHKEHLKVIVGGPGSWQIEKKNLQDEWGVDCLVDGEAEDAVLPLFEAAVRGEPLPRKVECHSPRLDHIPPIQHRSTFGVVEITRGCGRGCQFCSVALRGGKSIPLEQILHNVRVQVAEGADTILFTTEDLFLYEQGPKFQTNRTALKKLFESVAAVPGVRHIMLTHGTIAPVVLEPEVIEELSPIAVPMAVGQHKASTHPDHRYANLFVGLETGSPRLFTEYMKGKGYPFRPEQWPDVVLKGMEILNRHNWFPFCTWIIGLPGETREDTKQTLDLLYCLKDAKWCAIPTLFVPLEDTRLEKQESAKLVRMTDLQWEVFFTCWRYNLDFYRNTPSVQLKFNLGVPIYYYLLGRRLFGPEMKYPLFRLGHFPERFLRRKLYLDFSGGTKARYRVPESVPVPEHHSRPALPELVPLGGALSAGASADD is encoded by the coding sequence ATGACCGCCCCGCACCGCAATCGTCCGCATGATGGACAGGGCGTCGAGGTGAGCGCGCCGCGCGGCAAGCTGATCGTGCTGGCCGCCAGCGATTCCGAATCCTCCGAATACCTGCGCAGCACCTGGCGGCAGATGCTGCTGGCCACACTGCCCTATCGCTACGCCAAGTGGATGGGAACGGACTGGTCGCTGGCCAACGAACTGGCGGCCGACGGCCAGGCCAAGTACGTGCCCCACGGTCTGCGCGTGGTGGAAGCGCTGCTGCTGAAGAAGTTCACGCCGGAGCAGATTGCGGTCTGCTATCCCGACCAGTTGGAACTCTTCGTCGGTAGCGAAACGCGGGTGGTCGGCGTACACGCCCACAACCCGCTGGGCATCACGTTCGCCACCGACATCTACCCGATGCTGTACGGCGCCACCGCCGAGCCCATCAACGCCTACGAGTTCCGGCGCATGATCCTGCATCCGGCCATCTGGCGGCACAAGGAACATCTGAAGGTCATCGTGGGCGGGCCGGGCTCGTGGCAGATCGAGAAGAAGAACCTGCAGGACGAATGGGGCGTGGACTGCCTGGTGGACGGCGAAGCCGAAGACGCCGTCCTGCCGCTGTTCGAAGCAGCGGTGCGCGGCGAACCGCTGCCGCGCAAGGTGGAGTGCCACAGCCCGCGGCTCGACCACATTCCGCCCATCCAGCACCGCTCGACGTTCGGCGTGGTGGAGATCACGCGGGGCTGCGGGCGGGGCTGCCAGTTCTGCTCGGTGGCGCTCAGGGGAGGCAAGAGCATCCCGCTGGAGCAGATCCTGCACAACGTGCGCGTGCAGGTGGCCGAGGGCGCCGACACCATCCTGTTCACGACCGAGGACCTGTTCCTGTACGAGCAGGGGCCGAAGTTCCAGACCAATCGCACGGCGCTGAAGAAGCTGTTCGAATCGGTGGCCGCAGTTCCGGGCGTGAGGCACATCATGTTGACGCACGGCACCATCGCGCCGGTGGTGCTGGAGCCGGAGGTCATCGAAGAACTCTCGCCCATCGCCGTGCCCATGGCGGTGGGCCAGCACAAAGCCTCCACGCATCCGGACCACCGCTACGCCAACCTGTTCGTCGGGCTGGAGACCGGTTCGCCACGCCTGTTCACCGAATACATGAAGGGCAAGGGCTACCCGTTCCGTCCGGAGCAGTGGCCGGACGTAGTGTTGAAGGGGATGGAGATCCTGAACCGGCACAACTGGTTCCCGTTCTGCACCTGGATCATCGGGCTGCCGGGTGAGACGCGCGAGGACACCAAGCAGACGCTCGACCTTCTCTACTGCCTGAAGGACGCCAAGTGGTGCGCCATCCCCACGCTGTTCGTGCCGCTGGAAGACACGCGGCTGGAGAAACAGGAAAGCGCGAAGCTGGTGAGAATGACCGACCTGCAGTGGGAAGTGTTCTTCACCTGCTGGCGGTACAACCTGGACTTCTATCGCAACACTCCTTCCGTGCAACTGAAGTTCAACCTGGGCGTTCCGATCTATTACTACCTGCTGGGGCGGCGGCTGTTCGGTCCGGAGATGAAGTATCCGCTGTTCCGGCTGGGCCACTTTCCGGAACGCTTTCTGCGGCGCAAGCTCTACCTGGACTTCAGCGGAGGCACGAAGGCACGCTATCGCGTTCCCGAGTCCGTTCCCGTGCCGGAGCACCATTCGCGGCCGGCATTGCCGGAACTGGTGCCACTCGGGGGAGCGCTGAGTGCGGGAGCGAGCGCGGACGACTAA